From Halapricum desulfuricans, a single genomic window includes:
- a CDS encoding asparagine synthase-related protein: MTGIVGGTVDRAQLEGMVETLPQEPWYETERFEAGELGLALKHHGEKDPKGYTFWGDGQAAGVIDGAVSNRDALGWDDREIFERLLRSPEATLRALDGPFTIACVDAADDRVILATDRIGSRIPLYTTERGFAFASRLAPFLGYLDEAAIDTQGVSDLLLMGHMWSDTTLLEGVNAVHPATVIEYRAGEIDERRYWKPDYRPAKPTDEYRHEWTNAYQRSAERTVNTMAGDVGLWLSGGLDSRATANELARADDGTLESLVTYTYDANPGGGVNLRLAAETAEVLGLDNETVPLTVEQFTPMLEKAVSVTDGMLKWNTLLNLTATFNIDDRDPDIMLEGIAGSFAGHHLSRHHLTEPSSLVESMYASEATLTAEAVEDLLTVPVDPLGSFRKEARRIDEPTLTEGIVDAHYQNYFPRLAHASNPVARNQVGTRVPYADGEFLSQAAKLPVSWRMGALPFSDGELIYGLVEPKIQLIRTLNADLAEIPYERSRLKPSMPYPLHVIGFYTATAIAQLLSRPTYGSASSRTETWYNTHEEFRTKIDDLLDAVGERPFIDDEAVAAYREQLGDGADMNVISALTTLEIWLQQHFDRHRE; this comes from the coding sequence ATGACCGGAATCGTCGGCGGCACCGTCGATCGGGCACAGCTAGAAGGGATGGTCGAGACACTGCCACAGGAGCCGTGGTACGAGACAGAGCGCTTCGAGGCCGGTGAACTCGGCCTCGCGCTCAAGCACCACGGTGAGAAAGACCCCAAGGGATACACGTTCTGGGGCGACGGGCAGGCCGCGGGCGTGATCGACGGCGCGGTCTCGAACCGTGACGCGCTGGGCTGGGACGACCGGGAGATATTCGAGCGCCTCCTTCGCTCCCCGGAGGCGACGCTTCGAGCGCTCGACGGGCCGTTTACGATCGCCTGTGTGGACGCCGCCGACGACAGAGTGATTCTCGCGACCGACCGGATCGGCAGTCGAATCCCCCTCTACACGACCGAGCGTGGCTTCGCCTTCGCGTCCAGGCTGGCACCGTTCCTGGGATATCTCGACGAGGCAGCGATCGATACCCAGGGCGTCAGCGACCTCCTGCTCATGGGGCACATGTGGAGTGACACGACGCTTCTGGAGGGAGTCAACGCAGTCCATCCCGCGACGGTCATCGAGTATCGAGCGGGGGAGATCGACGAACGACGATACTGGAAGCCCGACTACAGGCCGGCGAAGCCGACCGACGAGTACCGTCACGAGTGGACGAACGCCTACCAGCGCTCGGCCGAACGGACAGTCAACACGATGGCGGGTGACGTCGGGCTGTGGCTGTCTGGCGGCCTCGACAGCCGAGCGACGGCGAACGAACTCGCTCGCGCCGACGACGGGACCCTCGAGTCGCTGGTGACGTACACCTACGACGCGAACCCCGGCGGCGGGGTCAACCTCAGGCTGGCCGCGGAGACGGCCGAGGTCCTCGGCCTCGACAACGAGACGGTTCCGCTGACGGTCGAGCAGTTCACCCCGATGCTGGAGAAGGCGGTCTCCGTCACTGACGGGATGTTGAAGTGGAACACGCTGCTCAACCTCACCGCCACGTTCAACATCGACGATCGCGACCCGGACATCATGCTAGAGGGGATCGCGGGGTCGTTCGCCGGCCACCATCTCTCCCGACACCACCTGACCGAACCGTCGTCGCTCGTCGAGTCGATGTACGCGAGCGAGGCGACCCTGACGGCCGAAGCGGTCGAAGACCTGCTGACCGTGCCGGTGGACCCGCTGGGCTCGTTCCGCAAGGAAGCCCGCCGGATCGACGAACCGACGCTCACCGAGGGAATCGTCGACGCCCACTACCAGAACTACTTCCCGCGTCTCGCGCACGCGAGCAATCCCGTCGCGCGCAATCAGGTCGGAACACGCGTCCCCTACGCCGACGGGGAGTTCCTGTCGCAAGCCGCGAAACTCCCCGTCTCCTGGCGGATGGGCGCGCTCCCGTTCTCGGACGGGGAACTCATTTACGGTCTCGTCGAGCCGAAGATCCAACTGATCCGTACGCTCAACGCCGACCTCGCGGAGATCCCCTACGAGCGGTCGCGGCTGAAACCCTCCATGCCGTATCCCCTCCACGTGATCGGGTTCTACACCGCGACCGCCATCGCACAGTTGCTGTCCAGGCCGACCTACGGAAGCGCAAGCAGCAGGACCGAGACGTGGTACAACACCCACGAGGAGTTCCGGACGAAAATTGACGATCTCCTCGACGCCGTCGGTGAACGACCGTTTATTGACGACGAGGCGGTCGCCGCCTACCGGGAACAACTGGGCGACGGAGCCGACATGAACGTGATCAGCGCACTCACGACGCTCGAGATCTGGCTCCAGCAACACTTCGATCGACACCGCGAGTGA
- a CDS encoding prenyltransferase/squalene oxidase repeat-containing protein, which translates to MVANRRSPAGRQHASSSTDSAAAAGLAALEYAARREYTGWDYADGMSSRLRETLPFDNRWVNLAFQETIKRSPVNVRPLFLVEQRRNFKGTALFALAHRAFDRTSLDTDFEHAREATRLADWLLDNQCPGYSGFCGGHRHENQHLDHRTLPTEPDVVSTAYGVKALLAVAEYDPEYAAVARTAEAFLVEDMHYREVEDGAKIDYYPKDTADHYTLNAGALAARTLVDLYAHVGDDPLRERARKLLDYVVARQTDSGGWYYRDPPDASHLSMDTHHNGFVIECLQRYREVTGSRRYDGALDRAVEFFRDALFEADGAPRFDESAAYPRDIHAAAQGILVFTYAGDLQFARRIIDWTLEHLYAGDGRFYVQKRRFYTKRITLMRWCQAWMAYALAVYCRSAEADGE; encoded by the coding sequence ATGGTTGCCAACCGCCGGTCGCCTGCCGGGCGACAGCACGCGAGTTCCTCGACGGACAGCGCCGCGGCCGCCGGGCTCGCGGCGCTCGAGTACGCCGCCCGACGGGAGTACACGGGCTGGGACTACGCCGACGGCATGAGCAGTCGCCTCCGGGAGACGCTCCCGTTCGACAACCGATGGGTGAACCTCGCCTTCCAGGAGACGATCAAGCGCAGTCCCGTCAACGTTCGCCCGCTGTTTCTGGTCGAACAGCGCCGCAACTTCAAGGGAACGGCACTGTTCGCGCTGGCCCACCGGGCGTTCGACCGCACGTCGCTCGACACCGACTTCGAGCACGCGCGCGAGGCGACGCGACTGGCCGACTGGCTGCTCGACAACCAGTGCCCCGGCTATAGCGGGTTCTGCGGTGGCCATCGCCACGAGAACCAGCACCTCGACCACCGGACGTTGCCGACCGAGCCCGACGTCGTGTCGACTGCCTACGGCGTCAAGGCACTGCTCGCGGTGGCCGAGTACGATCCGGAATACGCGGCCGTCGCACGCACGGCCGAAGCGTTCCTGGTCGAGGATATGCACTACCGCGAGGTCGAAGACGGCGCGAAGATAGACTACTACCCGAAAGACACGGCCGACCACTACACGCTCAACGCCGGCGCGCTCGCTGCCCGGACGCTCGTGGACCTCTACGCCCACGTCGGCGACGACCCGCTCCGCGAACGGGCACGGAAACTCCTCGATTACGTCGTCGCGCGCCAGACCGACAGCGGCGGGTGGTACTACCGCGACCCGCCCGACGCGTCCCATCTCTCGATGGATACCCATCACAACGGGTTCGTCATCGAGTGCCTCCAGCGGTACCGCGAGGTCACGGGCTCGCGGCGATACGACGGGGCGCTCGATCGCGCGGTCGAGTTCTTCCGGGACGCGCTGTTCGAGGCCGACGGCGCGCCGCGCTTCGACGAGTCCGCGGCGTACCCGCGGGACATCCACGCGGCCGCGCAGGGAATCCTCGTGTTCACCTACGCCGGCGACCTGCAGTTCGCACGCCGGATCATCGACTGGACGCTGGAGCACCTCTATGCCGGGGACGGACGGTTTTACGTCCAGAAACGCCGCTTCTACACGAAGCGGATCACCCTGATGCGGTGGTGTCAGGCCTGGATGGCCTACGCGCTCGCGGTGTACTGCCGGTCAGCAGAAGCCGATGGCGAATGA
- a CDS encoding DUF1328 domain-containing protein: MALTPVTLTEATRIPLQFGGDLIELAILFLILAVIAGIAGASGVAGLSMTIAKWLVILFVVLAIITFVL; this comes from the coding sequence ATGGCACTCACACCGGTCACACTCACCGAAGCCACACGCATACCGCTCCAGTTCGGCGGCGATCTCATCGAACTCGCGATTCTCTTTCTCATCCTGGCGGTGATCGCGGGGATCGCCGGCGCGAGCGGGGTCGCCGGATTGAGTATGACCATCGCCAAATGGCTCGTCATTCTCTTTGTCGTGCTCGCGATCATTACGTTCGTCCTCTGA
- a CDS encoding ATP-grasp domain-containing protein — protein MTSRDGTDGVLVLDSDTQCAMSVIRSLGSKHVPITAGGSSRWSLGMFSRYSDETYVYPDPDSDHTAFVDHLVDHLRRSDYVAVIPATDHSSLILSRYKERIERTGTTVAVEDWETFDRAFDKGKLADALASIDVPTPETHSPADMNDVAAIADEIEYPALVKPRCKSHLHDTGYTVTLVGDENYVHSPAELRRTYRRLSREQDYAEGRYPLVQEYVPGTTTTTVALADGGDVLAYFQEERLRTYPASGGNSALLAAVREPTMLEYTERVLDRLDWTGPVMVEFMRTPDGEFYVIEVNGRYWGSLPFAVESGVDIPWFHYLLLRGFDPSPLIDVGAYRTDVLQRRLLYEDIKWLGEHLASGRPGAVVPFVRSFGTTRHTFVSLDDPVPTAGALLQGAYLAAESIRQRVLPGESQS, from the coding sequence GTGACATCCCGTGACGGCACCGACGGCGTGCTCGTTCTGGACAGCGACACGCAGTGTGCGATGAGCGTGATCCGCTCGCTGGGTAGCAAACACGTGCCGATCACTGCTGGTGGTTCTTCCCGATGGTCGCTGGGGATGTTCTCGCGGTATAGCGACGAGACGTACGTCTATCCCGATCCCGACTCGGATCATACGGCGTTCGTCGATCACCTCGTCGATCACCTGCGTCGGTCCGACTACGTCGCCGTCATCCCGGCCACCGATCACTCCTCGCTCATCCTCTCGCGGTACAAAGAGCGGATCGAGCGGACGGGAACGACCGTCGCCGTCGAGGACTGGGAGACGTTCGACCGGGCGTTCGACAAGGGCAAACTCGCGGACGCGCTCGCCTCAATCGACGTGCCGACGCCGGAGACGCACAGTCCGGCCGATATGAACGACGTCGCTGCGATCGCGGACGAGATCGAATACCCGGCGCTGGTCAAGCCCCGTTGCAAGAGTCACCTCCACGACACCGGCTATACGGTGACGCTCGTCGGTGACGAGAACTACGTCCACTCGCCCGCGGAACTGCGACGAACCTATCGGCGACTCAGTCGCGAACAGGACTACGCAGAGGGGCGCTATCCCCTCGTTCAGGAGTACGTGCCGGGAACGACGACCACGACGGTCGCGCTCGCGGACGGCGGTGACGTGCTGGCGTACTTCCAGGAGGAGCGACTCCGGACCTACCCCGCCTCGGGCGGGAACTCGGCGCTACTGGCGGCGGTTCGAGAGCCGACGATGCTCGAATACACTGAGCGCGTGCTCGACCGCCTCGACTGGACGGGGCCGGTCATGGTGGAGTTCATGCGGACGCCGGACGGGGAGTTCTACGTCATCGAGGTCAACGGCAGATACTGGGGATCGCTCCCGTTCGCCGTCGAGAGCGGCGTGGACATCCCGTGGTTCCACTATCTCCTGCTCAGGGGCTTCGATCCGTCACCGCTGATCGACGTCGGGGCCTACCGGACCGACGTGCTCCAGCGCCGATTGCTCTACGAGGACATCAAGTGGCTCGGAGAGCACCTCGCCAGCGGTCGCCCCGGAGCAGTCGTCCCGTTCGTCCGCTCGTTCGGGACGACGCGCCACACGTTCGTTTCGCTCGACGACCCGGTTCCGACCGCCGGTGCGCTCCTGCAAGGTGCCTATCTGGCTGCAGAGTCGATACGACAGCGCGTGCTCCCTGGCGAGAGCCAGTCGTAA
- a CDS encoding sugar-transfer associated ATP-grasp domain-containing protein, with protein MGLITTPAGYNASTMGLRALLESTRSALETEIRGVDQSDLTWERRLWLYRHGFLSTKDAVWDLTPGTVAQYLSDVEYRRVRGIDDPYTEALANKLLFHLLVSPTHDHLLPDIYGVVMDGTFVDVPGISEAGSFEQLLERLADAPAIAKPIQAARGDEIQRIDRLDGQLRLDGRPIERTALSETLTGGRDRLLIEHVSQAEYAARIAPDSTNTIRLLTMSDPETGEPFVARAVHRFGTPSSGHIDNWEAGGLSAEIDLDTGTLSRAVANPHSDTVVEGWNDSHPETGTRIVDCTVPGWERISASVRELAGAYARLWPHVGWDVVVRDDAGSITVLEGDPQSADADIQAHGPLLADDRVRRFYRHHGVLSSERRGLA; from the coding sequence ATGGGGCTCATAACAACGCCTGCGGGATACAACGCCTCGACAATGGGGTTGCGCGCACTTCTCGAGTCGACCCGCTCGGCCCTCGAGACCGAGATTCGAGGGGTCGACCAATCCGATCTCACGTGGGAGCGTCGGCTCTGGCTCTACCGGCACGGGTTTCTCTCCACGAAAGACGCCGTCTGGGATCTCACACCCGGGACTGTAGCACAGTACCTGTCGGACGTCGAGTACCGCCGGGTCAGAGGTATCGACGATCCCTATACCGAGGCCCTGGCGAACAAATTGCTGTTTCACCTGCTCGTTTCGCCGACGCACGACCACCTCCTCCCGGACATCTACGGCGTCGTCATGGACGGCACGTTCGTCGATGTCCCGGGGATCTCGGAGGCCGGCTCGTTCGAACAGCTCCTCGAGAGACTGGCGGACGCCCCCGCTATCGCGAAACCCATACAGGCCGCCAGGGGTGACGAGATACAGCGCATCGACAGGCTGGACGGACAACTCCGTCTCGACGGTCGCCCGATCGAACGGACGGCCCTGTCCGAGACCCTGACCGGGGGCCGGGACCGACTCCTCATCGAACACGTCAGTCAGGCCGAGTACGCGGCACGGATCGCCCCGGACTCGACGAACACGATCCGGCTTCTCACGATGTCCGATCCCGAAACCGGCGAGCCGTTCGTCGCCAGAGCGGTCCATCGGTTCGGGACACCATCGAGCGGACACATCGACAACTGGGAGGCGGGCGGGCTCAGCGCCGAGATCGATCTCGATACCGGGACGTTGAGCAGGGCCGTGGCGAATCCACACAGTGACACAGTCGTCGAGGGATGGAACGACAGTCACCCCGAGACCGGAACCCGGATCGTCGACTGCACCGTCCCCGGATGGGAACGGATCAGCGCGTCCGTCCGCGAACTCGCCGGGGCGTACGCCCGACTGTGGCCACACGTGGGCTGGGATGTCGTCGTCCGGGACGACGCGGGGTCCATCACGGTGTTAGAGGGGGATCCACAGTCAGCCGACGCGGACATACAGGCACACGGTCCGCTCCTCGCCGACGACCGCGTGCGCCGGTTCTATCGACATCACGGCGTTCTCTCGTCCGAACGGAGGGGGCTCGCGTGA
- the glmS gene encoding glutamine--fructose-6-phosphate transaminase (isomerizing) has protein sequence MCGITARVGSDDSLDPLLTSLQNLEYRGYDSAGIAIQNGTGIDINKREGQVSELQSELAAGDVDGPVGIGHTRWSTHGPPTDDNAHPHTDCHERVAAVHNGIIENYTELREGLQARGHEFTSDTDTEVIPHLVEERLAAGQDPESAFRDAVDQLEGSYAIALLVDGDPTVYATRNGSPLVIGDGQSANYLASDVPAFLEFTDRVVYLEDDDIAAITPEGYRITDVDGTPVSRPVETVDWDPEDAEKGSYDHYMLKEINEQPMALRQTLHGRIDGSDVVLEDFPPGSFEDVSNVQFVACGTSYHAGMYGERLLSDWGINADTFIASEYAAYPAPVDENTLVIGVTQSGETADTLEALQRARDRGARTLALTNVIGSTAARTCDDALFIRAGPEIGVAATKTFSSQVATLVLLGERLVRDVTGEPTEGHEQRLRALEALPENVESVIETTDAEAVSRRCLGDNGHFFIGRGSAFSVALEGALKFKEITYEHAEGFAAGELKHGPLALVTSETPVFAIGTGQHLNRLESNVREIQTRGGPVVAVGPRTASQLAQTADEFLPVPATHPDLVAALANVQLQLIAYHAANEMGRSIDKPRNLAKSVTVE, from the coding sequence ATGTGTGGGATCACCGCCCGGGTCGGGAGCGACGACTCGCTCGACCCGCTGCTGACCTCGCTCCAGAACCTCGAATACCGCGGGTACGATTCGGCGGGTATCGCAATCCAGAACGGGACAGGCATCGATATCAACAAGCGTGAAGGTCAGGTTTCGGAACTGCAGTCCGAACTCGCCGCGGGTGACGTCGACGGGCCGGTCGGCATCGGCCACACGCGCTGGAGCACACACGGTCCGCCGACTGACGACAACGCCCACCCACACACCGACTGTCACGAGCGGGTCGCGGCCGTTCACAACGGGATCATCGAGAACTACACCGAGCTTCGGGAGGGACTGCAGGCCCGCGGCCACGAGTTCACCAGCGACACCGACACGGAAGTGATCCCCCACCTCGTCGAGGAGCGACTCGCCGCGGGCCAGGACCCCGAATCCGCCTTCCGCGACGCGGTCGACCAGCTCGAGGGCAGCTACGCCATCGCGCTGCTGGTCGACGGCGACCCAACAGTGTATGCGACTCGAAACGGCTCGCCGCTGGTGATCGGAGACGGTCAGTCGGCGAACTACCTGGCCAGTGACGTCCCCGCGTTCCTGGAGTTCACCGACCGCGTCGTCTATCTGGAGGACGACGACATCGCTGCGATCACGCCCGAGGGGTACCGGATCACCGACGTCGACGGGACCCCTGTCTCCCGTCCGGTCGAGACCGTCGACTGGGATCCCGAAGACGCCGAGAAGGGGAGTTACGACCACTACATGCTCAAGGAGATCAACGAGCAACCGATGGCACTCCGGCAGACGTTGCACGGTCGGATCGACGGCAGCGACGTCGTGCTCGAGGACTTCCCGCCAGGGTCGTTCGAGGACGTCTCGAACGTCCAGTTCGTCGCCTGTGGAACCTCCTACCACGCGGGGATGTACGGTGAGCGACTGCTCTCGGATTGGGGAATCAACGCCGACACGTTCATCGCCAGCGAGTACGCCGCCTATCCTGCCCCCGTCGACGAGAACACGCTGGTGATCGGTGTCACCCAGTCCGGCGAGACGGCGGACACTCTGGAAGCGCTGCAGCGCGCTCGGGACCGTGGCGCGCGGACGCTCGCGCTGACGAACGTGATCGGCTCGACCGCCGCCCGCACGTGTGACGACGCGCTGTTCATCCGTGCCGGACCCGAGATCGGCGTCGCCGCGACCAAGACGTTCTCCTCGCAGGTCGCGACGCTGGTCCTCCTCGGGGAGCGGCTCGTTCGGGACGTCACCGGTGAGCCGACCGAGGGCCACGAACAGCGCCTGCGTGCGCTCGAAGCACTCCCGGAGAACGTCGAGTCGGTGATCGAAACCACCGACGCGGAAGCCGTCAGCCGACGCTGCCTCGGTGACAACGGCCACTTCTTCATCGGCCGCGGGAGCGCCTTCTCGGTCGCGCTGGAGGGCGCCCTGAAATTCAAGGAGATTACCTACGAACACGCCGAAGGATTCGCTGCGGGAGAACTGAAACACGGCCCGCTGGCGCTCGTGACCTCGGAGACGCCGGTCTTCGCCATCGGCACGGGCCAGCACCTGAACCGCCTCGAGAGCAACGTCCGGGAGATCCAGACCCGCGGGGGGCCAGTCGTCGCCGTCGGACCGCGCACGGCGTCGCAACTCGCACAGACGGCCGACGAGTTCCTCCCCGTCCCCGCGACGCATCCGGATCTGGTCGCTGCGCTCGCGAACGTCCAGCTCCAGCTAATCGCCTACCACGCCGCCAACGAGATGGGGCGCTCCATCGACAAACCGCGCAACCTCGCGAAGAGCGTGACCGTCGAGTAA
- a CDS encoding DUF5789 family protein produces the protein MADDKNGRENQADREVQRQREREIEAELQRGDEPEPPVDTSTLAFFETELDTVAFPATGAEIVETVGDREIEAETGVYTVAELLPVTDVETFESPAAVRTRVQRPTIASAMKRIVEAAAGIAQADFGTSQREAYERTFLELQAIDAVDDDEGISVVRDWVVEQIDTKGKLPGSRDVRRRAAKYCRANGYQVSNDEWLGV, from the coding sequence ATGGCAGACGACAAAAACGGCAGAGAAAACCAGGCGGATCGAGAGGTACAGAGACAGCGAGAACGGGAGATCGAGGCGGAACTACAGCGCGGGGACGAACCCGAGCCCCCGGTCGATACCTCCACGCTCGCCTTCTTCGAGACGGAACTAGACACGGTAGCGTTCCCGGCAACGGGGGCCGAGATCGTCGAGACGGTCGGTGATCGGGAGATCGAAGCCGAGACCGGCGTCTACACCGTCGCCGAGCTGCTTCCGGTGACGGACGTCGAGACCTTCGAGTCGCCAGCCGCCGTCCGGACGCGGGTCCAGCGGCCGACGATCGCCTCGGCCATGAAACGGATCGTCGAGGCAGCTGCAGGGATCGCGCAAGCGGACTTTGGCACGTCTCAACGGGAGGCCTACGAGCGGACCTTTCTGGAACTGCAGGCGATCGACGCTGTCGACGACGACGAGGGCATCTCGGTGGTCCGTGACTGGGTCGTAGAACAGATCGATACGAAGGGCAAACTCCCGGGATCACGCGACGTGCGCCGGCGAGCGGCGAAGTACTGCCGGGCGAACGGCTATCAGGTCAGCAACGACGAGTGGCTCGGTGTGTGA
- a CDS encoding PKD domain-containing protein, protein MADRYDDHTPCDETESGTKDNTTSFSDGENEDPTGSNSDLQRRSLLKLIGSTSVAAAVSGLSGIASAETTYNGITFDRVVDAVDDLGMDPTGSEPIDAAFESALETGTLIEFPPGEYLLEDDHYISDVSRFGVRGLGNHRRDVQFLPAKGSAIGFFEGGGPGPYTVENVSFNERDDEVSMMYLDIRSNKGVYVNNIEFLGVTPLDDKNGHSLAVDVWDQDAVGIWENVYAGLDKPAVKADYPDGVAFFRAGVGHEGEVILRDSAIHERNSAATRLTAGPGVTTLENVEFVNNQNANIRFGAGNHPSKVSSATGCYVKVDGSRHSGDAIRVDASDNGYAGAVFRDIEIEWTKEAGRGVIALPDWGGHGSAEFYDCTVHNDGEKTLTVNADSVSPDDDAVVLENCSFTGSGRGFDAADRDGSVIRDSCIDMPNASIETFDTENVSNGGCGGNTNGGPSASITVTDKTDLTVELSGADSTDSDGDIVAYDWDVNGSSYQGKSVSHTFDSEGTYSVTLVVEDDDGATDSTTTEVSVSETALEKHLEIRGTGITTEYAFEVSEQLQPVSGTIEEWDDVTETSAMGYVTETSHSDEFTFDGEITSFEFLEGEADVFVDGEQIDPTMDRLEIRGTGTTTEYAFEVSEQLQPVSGTIEKWDDVSGTSATGYVTETGHSDEFWIEGEIASFEFLEGRAEVYRNGDRIYPTESTLTIQGTGTPTEYAVEVGGEIEGVSDTLEGWDDVSGDTANGWVTNSSHVDEFTFTGELTSVEFLQGEADVFVDGEAVDVSAI, encoded by the coding sequence ATGGCAGACAGGTACGATGATCATACGCCATGCGACGAGACGGAGAGTGGCACGAAAGATAATACTACCAGTTTCAGTGACGGGGAGAATGAAGACCCTACCGGCAGTAACAGCGACCTACAGCGCCGTTCGCTTCTGAAGCTGATCGGTTCGACCTCAGTTGCGGCCGCAGTTTCTGGACTGTCCGGTATCGCGTCCGCCGAGACGACGTACAACGGGATCACGTTCGATCGAGTGGTCGACGCCGTCGACGATCTGGGAATGGACCCGACGGGGAGTGAGCCGATCGATGCTGCCTTCGAGAGCGCGCTCGAAACGGGGACGCTCATCGAGTTCCCGCCTGGCGAGTACCTGCTCGAAGACGATCACTACATCTCGGACGTCTCACGGTTCGGCGTCCGTGGACTCGGGAACCATCGTCGGGATGTCCAGTTCCTTCCGGCGAAAGGATCGGCGATCGGGTTCTTCGAGGGAGGCGGCCCGGGCCCGTACACGGTCGAGAACGTCTCGTTCAACGAACGGGACGACGAGGTATCGATGATGTATCTCGACATCAGATCGAACAAGGGCGTGTACGTCAACAACATCGAGTTCCTCGGGGTGACCCCGCTGGACGACAAAAACGGCCACTCGCTCGCGGTCGACGTCTGGGATCAGGACGCCGTCGGGATCTGGGAGAACGTCTACGCTGGCCTCGACAAGCCGGCAGTAAAGGCTGATTACCCGGACGGTGTGGCCTTCTTCCGCGCCGGCGTCGGCCACGAGGGTGAGGTCATCCTCCGGGACTCCGCGATCCACGAGCGCAACTCCGCCGCGACGCGGCTGACGGCCGGGCCCGGCGTGACGACCCTCGAGAACGTGGAGTTCGTCAACAACCAGAACGCGAACATCCGCTTCGGTGCCGGCAATCACCCATCGAAAGTCTCCAGCGCGACCGGCTGCTACGTCAAGGTCGACGGGTCCCGCCACTCCGGCGATGCCATCCGCGTCGACGCGAGTGACAACGGCTACGCCGGAGCGGTCTTTCGTGACATCGAGATCGAGTGGACCAAAGAAGCGGGCCGTGGCGTCATCGCCCTGCCCGACTGGGGCGGTCACGGGAGCGCGGAGTTCTACGACTGCACCGTCCACAACGACGGCGAGAAGACGCTGACTGTCAACGCGGATTCGGTGTCGCCCGACGACGACGCGGTCGTACTCGAGAACTGTTCGTTTACCGGCTCCGGGCGTGGCTTCGACGCGGCGGACCGCGACGGGAGCGTCATCCGCGACTCCTGTATCGACATGCCGAACGCGTCGATCGAAACCTTCGACACGGAGAACGTCTCGAACGGCGGATGCGGCGGAAACACCAACGGAGGACCGTCGGCGTCGATTACGGTGACGGACAAGACCGACCTCACGGTCGAGCTCTCGGGCGCGGACTCCACGGACAGTGACGGCGATATCGTCGCCTACGACTGGGATGTCAACGGCAGTTCCTACCAGGGCAAGTCGGTTTCACACACCTTCGATTCCGAGGGGACCTACAGCGTCACGCTGGTCGTCGAGGACGACGACGGTGCGACCGATTCGACGACGACCGAGGTGTCTGTCAGCGAAACCGCTCTGGAGAAGCACCTGGAGATCCGCGGAACCGGCATCACCACCGAGTACGCCTTCGAGGTGAGCGAACAGCTGCAACCCGTCTCCGGGACCATCGAGGAGTGGGACGACGTCACCGAGACGAGCGCCATGGGCTACGTCACTGAAACCAGCCACAGCGACGAGTTTACCTTCGACGGCGAGATCACGTCCTTCGAGTTCCTCGAAGGCGAGGCCGACGTCTTCGTCGACGGCGAGCAGATCGACCCGACCATGGATCGACTCGAGATCCGGGGGACCGGCACCACCACCGAGTACGCCTTCGAGGTGAGCGAACAGCTGCAACCCGTTTCCGGGACCATCGAGAAGTGGGACGACGTCTCGGGTACGAGCGCCACGGGCTACGTCACCGAGACCGGCCACAGCGACGAGTTCTGGATCGAGGGCGAGATCGCGTCCTTCGAGTTCCTCGAGGGCCGCGCGGAAGTCTATCGGAACGGCGACCGGATCTACCCGACGGAGAGCACACTGACGATTCAGGGGACCGGCACGCCCACTGAATACGCCGTCGAGGTCGGCGGCGAGATCGAGGGCGTCTCGGACACTCTCGAAGGCTGGGACGACGTCTCCGGCGACACCGCGAACGGCTGGGTCACCAACTCCTCGCACGTCGACGAGTTCACCTTTACCGGCGAACTGACGAGCGTCGAGTTCCTGCAAGGCGAAGCCGACGTCTTCGTCGACGGCGAAGCGGTCGACGTCTCGGCGATCTGA